A genome region from Ptiloglossa arizonensis isolate GNS036 chromosome 4, iyPtiAriz1_principal, whole genome shotgun sequence includes the following:
- the Nprl3 gene encoding GATOR complex protein Nprl3 → MEINPLSIILVKSDSKGDRLLFRYPYVAKHTRDSNQCTKRKNPYTLTTAEDLLQSLPFLTSNISNGNLTGVTDEVLSTLFAVKPELCEQKFELKVNDVRFVGHPTLVPSRGLKEVNSSMLFNIVFALQAQASHSIVKCYYDLSKRLGIALRHEEKRCGFVTKEIRIMVSTHDEVATRSEGESDCDESPYELILQRSLLARDLKSVFSSLSTSGIINIMINKWIQVRFCLPQKVHQSHKKGFVINPEIIDRCLNSLRPYHGLLLLIEPLDLLDTLPIDSSPALKRLIQMYSPLKSLQSLAADSDLTLTQVFQLTGHLVYWAKATIIYPLCESNVYVVSPDAVITNQLLETFSEEFPGLDLLQVISDFSLPTSISQKLNPLNQSQQQTQLVKIVIWLLKNHLLLQLHTYVQYMPTVHGRTSLDTKDEMNHNLNDIIESSSTWNLNDAPKGISTDIKEELSLNLHKENGIYNYQSEDYDIPSDDRKLLDRLCRFGYFNGGHHLEEIMYLENIRRSQLLQILDKFRDVLITCECEDPAIALFYSQFDS, encoded by the exons ATGGAAATAAACCCGTTAAGTATAATTCTTGTAAAAAGTGATAGTAAAGGTGACAGACTTTTATTTCGTTATCCATATGTAGCAAAACATACACGAGATTCTAATCAATGTACTAAAAGGAAGAATCCTTATACTTTAACTACTGCAGAAGATTTATTGCAG TCTTTACCTTTTCTCACCTCTAATATAAGCAATGGAAACTTAACGGGAGTAACCGATGAAGTTCTGTCAACATTATTTGCTGTTAAACCAGAATTATgtgaacaaaaatttgaattaaaagTAAACGATGTTCGTTTCGTTGGACATCCAACTCTAGTTCCATCTCGTGGATTGAAAGAAGTTAATTCTTCCATGCTTTTCAATATAGTCTTTGCTCTACAAGCACAAGCTAGTCATTCTATAGTAAAATGCTATTATGATTTGAGCAAAAG ATTAGGTATAGCTTTGAGGCATGAAGAAAAGAGATGTGGATTCGTAACAAAAGAAATAAGAATTATGGTTTCAACTCATGATGAAGTTGCAACTAG ATCAGAAGGTGAAAGTGATTGCGATGAATCTCCATATGAATTAATATTACAAAGAAGTTTGCTCGCACGTGATTTAAAATCTGTATTTAGTAGCCTAAGCACTTCTGGTATAATTAACATTATGATTAATAAATGGATTCAAGTACGTTTCTGCCTCCCACAAAAAGTTCATCAATCTCATAAGAAAGGATTCGTTATCAATCCAGAAATAATAGACAG gtgtttaaatagcttaagaCCTTACCATGGCTTATTGTTACTTATTGAACCTTTAGATTTATTGGATACACTTCCAATAGATTCTTCTCCAGCCCTCAAACGTCTAATTCAAATGTATAGTCCACTGAAAAGTCTACAGAGTTTAGCAGCTGATTCTGATCTTACACTTACTCAGGTTTTTCAATTAACTGGTCATTTAGTGTATTGGGCTAAAGCTACTATAATTTATCCTCTTTGTGAAAGCAATGTTTATGTTGTGTCACCAGATGCTGTTATAACAAATCAATTATTAGAAACATTTTCTGAGGAATTTCCAGGGCTTGATCTTTTACAA GTTATTAGCGACTTTTCGTTACCAACATCAATAAGTCAGAAATTAAATCCTCTGAATCAATCTCAACAACAAACACAATTAGTGAAAATAGTCATATGGTTATTAAAGAATCATTTACTTTTACAATTGCATACATATGTACAATACATGCCAACTGTGCATGGTCGAACATCATTG GATACAAAGGATGAAATGAATCATAACTTAAATGATATCATAGAAAGTAGCAGCACATGGAATTTAAATGATGCTCCAAAAGGAATTTCAACAGATATAAAGGAAGAGTTATCATTGAATCTTCATAAAGAAAATGGAATATATAATTATCAGTCAGAAGATTATGATATTCCATCTGATGATAGGAAATTGCTTGACAGATTATGTCGTTTTGGTTATTTTAATGGAGGACATCATTTAGAAGAAATTatgtatttagaaaatattcgtagatctcaattattacaaattttggaTAAATTTCGAGATGTATTGATTACATGTGAATGTGAAGACCCTGCTATAGCTCTATTCTATAGTCAATTTGATTCTTAa
- the Nd-b22 gene encoding NADH dehydrogenase (ubiquinone) B22 subunit, protein MAQLPSGLTTHSQKVCRLYKRALRTTEDWFPRRLEFRWYAVLMRQRFDANRNIVDARIAKQLLLDGEEELFQHQHYHPIKFAYSPGGVAYEREVYVQDSVLDHWHPTEKARYPKYFAQREVLKKEYEKLYYKLFPETSKVTKDK, encoded by the exons ATGGCGCAGTTACCATCAGGGTTAACTACTCATAGCCAAAAAGTATGTAGGCTTTATAAACGTGCTTTACGAACTACAGAGGACTGGTTTCCCAGAAGACTTGAGTTTAG GTGGTATGCAGTTCTAATGAGACAACGTTTCGATGCTAACCGAAATATAGTGGATGCCCGTATTGCAAAACAACTGTTATTAGATGGCGAAGAAGAACTATTTCAGCACCAGCATTATCATCCAATAAAGTTCGCTTATTCTCCGGGCGGGGTAGCTTATGAACGTGAAGTCTATGTACAAGACAGTGTATTGGATCACTGGCATCCAACAGAAAAGGCTAGATATCCGAAATATTTTGCACAGAGAGAAGTGTTGAAAAAGGAATATGAGAAGCTTTATTATAAGCTATTCCCTGAAACTTCTAAAGTTACTaaagataaataa